The Rhodocytophaga rosea genome has a segment encoding these proteins:
- a CDS encoding FAD-dependent oxidoreductase, translating to MSSVKNVLIVGGGIGGLSAGIALQQAGIQAEIIEYQPEYKVYGVGIIQPSNALRALDQIGVADQCLEEGYAFNTFHMCASNGHRFTTASTLPLGRFPGNNGIPRNRLHHILLEAARLKGIHIRMGTTVTHIDNQSDAAHVTFSDNTSGSYDLVIGADGLHSKVRSLIFGDQIKSQYTGQSVWRFTTERPAEVDNGFMIFGKKSKAGLVPMTKNSMYLLCVTAEGDRPKISEDQMVSKLKEHLSEYTTPLVTDIINRIQDPKDIVYRPLEWLLLPDPWYQNRVVIIGDAAHATLPQLGQGASLAIEDAVVLAEELQKEGAVSEVLSAFMERRFDRCKMIVNVSKTIGEWEQMEWKGTPVPDANIGALMGRTLANMMAPI from the coding sequence ATGTCTTCCGTAAAAAATGTACTCATTGTAGGGGGTGGAATTGGTGGGCTATCTGCCGGCATTGCCTTACAACAGGCAGGTATTCAGGCTGAAATTATAGAATACCAGCCGGAGTATAAAGTATATGGCGTAGGTATTATTCAGCCGTCCAATGCCCTACGTGCTCTGGATCAGATAGGAGTGGCAGATCAATGCCTGGAAGAGGGATACGCATTCAATACGTTTCATATGTGTGCTTCCAATGGACACAGGTTCACCACCGCTTCCACACTACCTTTAGGCCGGTTTCCGGGCAATAATGGGATTCCCCGTAACCGGCTGCATCATATTTTGCTGGAAGCCGCCCGGTTGAAAGGAATACATATACGGATGGGAACTACGGTCACTCATATTGACAACCAGTCTGATGCCGCCCATGTTACTTTTTCCGATAATACATCAGGGAGTTATGATTTAGTGATAGGAGCAGATGGTCTGCATTCCAAAGTCAGAAGCCTGATTTTTGGTGACCAGATAAAATCGCAGTATACAGGCCAGTCGGTGTGGCGTTTTACGACAGAACGTCCGGCAGAAGTAGACAATGGCTTTATGATTTTCGGCAAAAAATCGAAAGCCGGACTGGTGCCCATGACTAAAAATTCGATGTACCTGCTTTGCGTAACAGCCGAAGGAGACCGTCCAAAAATTTCGGAAGACCAGATGGTGAGTAAGCTCAAAGAGCATTTAAGTGAATACACAACGCCTCTGGTAACAGATATTATCAATAGAATTCAAGATCCCAAAGATATTGTATACCGGCCTTTAGAGTGGCTTCTGCTGCCTGATCCCTGGTATCAGAACCGGGTAGTAATTATTGGCGATGCAGCCCATGCCACCCTTCCTCAATTAGGACAAGGGGCATCCCTGGCCATTGAAGATGCCGTCGTACTGGCAGAAGAGTTGCAAAAAGAAGGAGCGGTTTCTGAGGTATTGTCTGCATTTATGGAACGGCGTTTCGACAGGTGCAAAATGATTGTAAATGTATCCAAAACCATAGGCGAATGGGAACAAATGGAGTGGAAAGGCACTCCGGTTCCGGATGCCAATATAGGCGCATTGATGGGACGTACCCTAGCGAATATGATGGCACCTATTTAA
- a CDS encoding cyclase family protein has translation MKIIDLSVTISPEIKEPLPTSITYEDHKEGARKMGSKLFNGLPADAFIDGNGPAGEFITVTGHAGTHVDAPWHYFPTCDGKPSRTIEQLPLEWFFSDGVVLDYTNKPDGYSITTNDLKEKLAAINYTLKPFDIVLIRCDADKRIYNEDFVKIHVGVSAEATHWLIDQGIKVMGTDGWGWDIPLYLQAQDYLQNPRPGVIWAAHYVGREKEYCQIEKLANLDQLPPFGFKVACFPAKIKGGSAGWTRAVAIFES, from the coding sequence ATGAAAATAATCGACCTTTCCGTTACCATTTCTCCGGAAATAAAAGAGCCGCTGCCTACCAGCATTACCTATGAAGATCATAAAGAAGGCGCACGAAAAATGGGATCTAAATTGTTTAACGGACTTCCGGCAGATGCATTTATTGATGGGAATGGCCCGGCAGGGGAATTTATTACCGTTACCGGACATGCCGGAACACATGTCGACGCCCCCTGGCACTATTTCCCAACCTGTGATGGAAAACCTTCCCGCACCATTGAACAGCTTCCCTTAGAATGGTTTTTCTCTGATGGCGTTGTGCTTGATTATACCAATAAACCAGATGGGTACAGCATTACTACTAACGACCTGAAAGAAAAGTTAGCTGCCATCAACTATACACTGAAACCCTTTGATATTGTGCTGATCCGCTGTGATGCAGACAAGCGAATCTATAATGAAGACTTTGTAAAAATTCATGTAGGCGTTTCTGCTGAAGCCACCCACTGGCTCATTGATCAGGGCATTAAAGTAATGGGTACTGATGGCTGGGGCTGGGATATCCCACTCTACTTACAGGCACAAGACTATCTGCAAAATCCCCGTCCGGGTGTGATATGGGCGGCACATTATGTAGGCCGCGAAAAAGAGTATTGCCAGATAGAAAAACTAGCAAATCTGGATCAGTTACCGCCATTCGGTTTTAAAGTAGCCTGTTTTCCTGCTAAAATCAAAGGAGGCAGTGCCGGATGGACCAGAGCAGTAGCCATTTTTGAAAGTTAA
- a CDS encoding antibiotic biosynthesis monooxygenase family protein → MILELATIDIKEGTNAEFEQSLQQAQFVISKSKGYIGHQFQKCLEQHNRYVLLIRWETLEDHTKGFRESDLFKEWRALIGPFFDKAPVVQHYELKFEM, encoded by the coding sequence ATGATTTTAGAACTAGCCACCATTGACATTAAAGAAGGAACCAATGCTGAATTTGAACAGAGTCTGCAACAGGCACAATTTGTCATCAGCAAATCGAAAGGATACATAGGCCATCAGTTTCAAAAGTGCCTGGAACAGCATAACCGCTATGTTTTATTGATCCGCTGGGAAACCCTAGAAGATCATACCAAAGGCTTTCGGGAATCGGACTTATTCAAAGAATGGCGGGCATTGATCGGGCCTTTTTTTGACAAGGCTCCTGTGGTACAACACTATGAATTAAAGTTTGAAATGTAG
- a CDS encoding fumarylacetoacetate hydrolase family protein: MKLITFKNKEGQARAGWLQDGGVIDMNLASHGKLPADMLGFIDKHEEYVALIQQTGLLNAKPTYTLEEVTLLAPLPNPRSFRDFISFEQHLKNASAKFGHQIAQEWYEMPIFYFTNHQQIFGPEESIPRPPKETRLDYELEMGCIIGKKGKDIKAEEAEDYIFGYTIFNDWTARAIQNKEMKCHLGPAKGKDFANALGPYIITRDEMDKYRTPDNRFDIRMTSKINGQLICDGNFKTIYYTFGQMIERASENGVNLYPGDIIGSGTVGFGSLIETNGEAYRFLEPGDVVEFEIEGIGILRNSVI, from the coding sequence ATGAAACTGATCACATTTAAAAATAAAGAAGGACAAGCAAGAGCCGGTTGGTTGCAAGATGGAGGTGTAATAGATATGAACCTTGCCAGCCATGGGAAATTGCCTGCCGATATGCTGGGTTTTATTGACAAGCATGAAGAATATGTTGCGCTTATTCAGCAAACAGGCTTACTGAATGCAAAACCCACTTATACCCTTGAAGAAGTTACCCTGCTTGCACCGCTTCCCAATCCCCGCAGCTTTCGTGATTTTATATCATTCGAGCAACATTTGAAAAATGCGTCTGCCAAGTTTGGCCACCAGATCGCCCAGGAATGGTACGAAATGCCCATTTTCTATTTTACCAATCACCAGCAGATTTTTGGCCCGGAAGAAAGTATTCCCCGGCCTCCCAAAGAAACCAGACTGGATTATGAACTGGAGATGGGTTGTATTATCGGCAAAAAAGGAAAAGACATTAAAGCGGAAGAAGCGGAAGACTATATTTTCGGGTATACTATTTTTAACGACTGGACGGCCCGTGCCATCCAGAATAAGGAAATGAAGTGTCATTTAGGACCTGCGAAAGGAAAGGATTTTGCCAATGCCCTTGGTCCCTATATCATCACCAGAGATGAAATGGATAAATACCGCACCCCAGATAACCGCTTTGATATTCGCATGACTTCCAAAATCAATGGCCAGCTAATTTGTGATGGCAATTTCAAAACCATCTATTACACGTTTGGACAGATGATCGAACGTGCCTCTGAAAATGGAGTAAACCTGTATCCTGGAGATATTATCGGTTCTGGTACGGTGGGTTTTGGCAGCCTGATCGAAACCAACGGCGAAGCCTACCGCTTTCTGGAACCAGGTGATGTAGTAGAGTTTGAAATTGAAGGAATTGGTATATTACGCAACTCAGTCATTTAA
- a CDS encoding MFS transporter has product MRSTLFSYENKLLLLLSFTFGFVLFDRMALNFLVPFFDKELGLNNTQIGLLASLLALAWAISGYVIGTLSDATGKRIKYLVISVVIFSLCSFISGLAASFAFLLVARIIMGLAEGPVLPLAQSIMVGASTEKRRGFNMGFMQSFGSNLLGTMLAPLVLVALATSFGWRNAFFIAGIPGLILAALCYFFIKEPTTKTVTELKQKASITDLLKYRNVWVAILLSCCMMTWMFSQITFLPKYLITEKLFSEEDMGKSMAIFGLASIIWGAIVPALSDKLGRKPVVIFFFLLSMIMPLAVVYLGETFGSLAPLILAGASTMGCFPVVLATIPSETVPRQYLAQTMGFVMGIGELVGGFAAPAIAGWSADTFGMHAPFLIAASAAITAGLIGLLLIETAPLKVNATKLATA; this is encoded by the coding sequence ATGCGTTCCACTCTTTTTAGTTACGAAAACAAACTGCTCCTGCTCCTGAGCTTCACGTTCGGCTTTGTGTTATTTGACCGGATGGCACTCAACTTTCTGGTGCCTTTTTTCGACAAGGAACTTGGTTTGAATAATACCCAGATCGGACTTCTGGCTTCGTTACTTGCCCTGGCATGGGCTATTTCCGGGTATGTGATCGGAACCTTATCAGATGCTACCGGCAAACGAATAAAATATTTAGTGATATCGGTAGTCATTTTTTCGCTGTGTTCCTTCATCTCTGGGTTAGCGGCTTCATTTGCTTTTTTACTAGTAGCCCGTATCATTATGGGGTTAGCAGAAGGCCCGGTGCTGCCATTGGCGCAATCGATTATGGTAGGTGCTTCCACTGAAAAGCGCAGGGGATTTAATATGGGCTTTATGCAAAGTTTTGGCAGTAACCTGCTGGGAACGATGCTGGCACCCTTGGTATTAGTAGCCCTGGCGACCAGTTTTGGCTGGCGGAACGCTTTTTTTATTGCTGGAATTCCAGGATTGATCTTAGCTGCACTCTGTTATTTCTTCATTAAAGAGCCAACAACTAAAACAGTAACTGAACTCAAACAAAAAGCAAGCATTACTGATTTGCTGAAGTATCGCAATGTTTGGGTAGCTATTTTACTCAGTTGCTGCATGATGACATGGATGTTTTCGCAAATTACCTTTCTGCCGAAATACTTAATCACTGAAAAGCTTTTTTCGGAAGAAGATATGGGTAAATCCATGGCCATATTTGGCCTTGCTTCCATCATATGGGGAGCCATCGTTCCAGCCTTGTCAGACAAGCTGGGGAGAAAACCGGTGGTTATATTTTTCTTTCTGCTCAGCATGATTATGCCCTTGGCTGTGGTATACCTGGGTGAAACATTTGGCAGCCTAGCACCCTTGATTTTAGCAGGAGCCTCTACCATGGGTTGTTTTCCTGTTGTGCTTGCCACCATCCCTTCTGAAACAGTGCCCAGGCAATACCTGGCGCAAACGATGGGTTTTGTGATGGGCATTGGTGAATTAGTGGGAGGTTTTGCTGCACCAGCTATTGCCGGATGGTCTGCAGATACATTTGGGATGCATGCTCCTTTTCTGATTGCCGCTAGCGCTGCTATCACGGCAGGTTTGATAGGATTATTACTGATAGAAACAGCACCACTTAAGGTGAATGCTACCAAACTGGCAACTGCTTAA
- a CDS encoding SDR family NAD(P)-dependent oxidoreductase codes for MKALTGKIALVTGGAGSIGSAICRQLAEAGSSVIITYNSNPEKGEHLLHELAGDNHSIFYAPVQDSQALKELAIYIEKKYGKLDILVNNAGITTPVAHDRLEELTDEWIDNIFMVNWRGAFSMIRACKQLLVNSEDGLVVNISSVAGITGIGSNVAYCASKAAMDSMTRSLARALAPVIRVVSVSPGWVLGEYTKHIDPAYLQSQLDATPLNRLATPQDVANAVYALATTLTFTTGAIIPVDGGRPLAKK; via the coding sequence ATGAAAGCCCTGACAGGAAAAATAGCGCTGGTAACTGGTGGGGCAGGAAGTATTGGCTCTGCCATTTGCAGGCAATTAGCGGAGGCAGGGTCATCGGTCATTATCACGTATAACAGTAACCCTGAAAAGGGAGAACACTTACTACATGAACTGGCTGGAGATAACCATAGTATTTTTTATGCGCCTGTGCAGGATAGCCAGGCACTGAAAGAATTAGCAATATATATTGAAAAGAAATATGGCAAGCTTGATATACTGGTAAACAATGCAGGCATCACAACGCCAGTTGCACATGATCGGTTGGAGGAATTAACTGATGAGTGGATAGACAACATTTTTATGGTCAACTGGCGAGGTGCTTTTTCGATGATCCGGGCATGTAAGCAATTATTAGTCAACAGCGAAGATGGATTAGTGGTGAATATTTCTTCGGTAGCTGGCATCACTGGTATTGGCAGTAATGTAGCGTATTGTGCCTCCAAAGCCGCCATGGATTCCATGACCCGTTCACTGGCCAGGGCTTTGGCACCGGTTATCCGGGTGGTTTCTGTTTCGCCAGGCTGGGTGCTGGGGGAATATACCAAACATATTGATCCGGCTTATTTGCAAAGCCAGCTGGATGCAACGCCGCTGAACCGGCTGGCCACCCCGCAAGATGTAGCGAATGCGGTATATGCACTTGCCACAACTTTAACTTTTACAACTGGGGCGATAATTCCAGTGGATGGAGGAAGGCCATTAGCCAAAAAGTGA
- the hisD gene encoding histidinol dehydrogenase, with the protein MVRIIKKGITYAESKEADLKVRATVESMLKEVGEKGDVAVRELSGRLDKWSPESFKLSGEQVENIIAGLPQQVIEDIKFAQTQIRNFAQKQRESIKDIEVETLPGVILGHKNIPVNSVGCYVPGGRYPMVASAHMSVLTAKVAGVQRVIACTPPIHGEIPASTVAAMHMAGADEIYILGGVQAVAAMALGTETIKPVDMLVGPGNAYVAEAKRQLYGKVGIDLFAGPTEVLVIADHTADAETCATDLLGQAEHGPTTPAILLTTSEELAHATLKEIERQLQTLPTADIASVSWRDYGQVIVVDTVEELVSEGDRIASEHVEVLTENPRYFLEKMTNYGALFLGDKTNVAYGDKVIGTNHTLPTKEAARYTGGLWVGKFLKTCTYQEVRTAEASAMIGEYCSRLCAIENFSAHQAQADLRVKRHGKKEAELMGNK; encoded by the coding sequence ATGGTACGAATAATAAAAAAAGGCATTACTTACGCTGAATCCAAAGAAGCCGATTTGAAGGTGCGGGCGACTGTAGAAAGTATGCTCAAGGAGGTAGGCGAAAAAGGTGATGTTGCCGTTCGTGAATTATCTGGCCGCTTAGACAAATGGTCACCGGAGAGCTTTAAATTATCCGGGGAACAGGTAGAAAATATAATAGCCGGTTTGCCTCAGCAGGTGATTGAAGACATCAAATTTGCCCAGACTCAGATCCGCAATTTCGCTCAGAAACAACGGGAATCCATTAAAGATATTGAAGTAGAAACCTTGCCTGGTGTTATTCTCGGCCATAAAAATATTCCGGTAAACAGTGTGGGTTGTTATGTGCCGGGTGGCCGATATCCCATGGTAGCCTCTGCCCATATGAGTGTGTTAACGGCAAAGGTGGCTGGTGTTCAACGGGTGATTGCCTGCACACCACCTATTCATGGAGAAATTCCGGCTTCCACCGTGGCTGCTATGCATATGGCAGGTGCCGATGAGATTTATATACTGGGAGGTGTACAAGCGGTTGCTGCAATGGCCCTGGGCACCGAAACAATTAAGCCGGTAGATATGCTGGTTGGCCCGGGAAATGCCTATGTAGCCGAGGCCAAACGTCAATTGTATGGCAAGGTAGGAATAGATTTGTTTGCCGGACCTACGGAAGTACTGGTCATTGCCGACCATACAGCCGATGCGGAAACCTGTGCGACCGATCTGTTAGGACAGGCAGAACATGGACCTACCACACCTGCCATTTTATTAACTACCAGTGAAGAACTCGCGCATGCCACACTGAAAGAGATCGAAAGACAGTTGCAGACTTTACCAACGGCTGATATTGCCAGTGTTTCCTGGCGGGATTATGGACAGGTGATTGTTGTAGATACGGTAGAGGAACTCGTTTCCGAAGGTGACCGCATTGCCAGTGAGCATGTGGAAGTGCTTACCGAAAATCCCCGCTATTTTCTTGAGAAGATGACCAATTACGGTGCCTTGTTTTTAGGCGATAAAACCAATGTGGCCTATGGTGATAAAGTGATTGGCACCAATCACACCTTACCTACCAAAGAAGCAGCCAGGTATACCGGAGGTTTATGGGTCGGAAAATTCTTGAAAACGTGTACCTATCAGGAAGTACGTACTGCCGAGGCCAGTGCCATGATTGGTGAGTATTGTTCCAGGTTATGCGCCATCGAAAATTTCTCAGCACATCAGGCACAAGCAGATTTACGGGTAAAACGGCATGGCAAAAAAGAAGCTGAATTAATGGGAAATAAATGA
- a CDS encoding alpha/beta hydrolase family protein, protein MWHFYPDHYMFSYQLNRILTQSHFGGGEFNECIEAASKITPGDFESFNKGWAFAGNQALQMAEEATAKGYSITARQAYLRASNYLRTSEFFLKPDDPRKVPGYLKATEAFQKGAYQLPNPPRFVSIPFEGSEITGYFLQPANAKENQPLMIMFGGLDSTAEELYFGPWQKMQERGISLLMLDGPGQGASLRLRHMLTRYDYEVPATAAFDWAVANLPVDPKRIGIIAVSMGGYMAARAAAFEKRFKVCCIWGAVWSYYDIWKNRPDNHPLASIMMHITGSANMTEAREKLKNFTLEGVADKISMPAFISHGEDDKQNFVENAYKLYDALQCEKHINIVPKESTGSSHCHIDNFNKINPMFDWLQTVL, encoded by the coding sequence ATGTGGCATTTCTATCCTGATCACTATATGTTCTCGTATCAGCTCAACCGGATACTGACGCAAAGTCATTTTGGGGGAGGGGAGTTTAACGAATGTATTGAAGCAGCCAGCAAAATTACGCCCGGCGATTTTGAAAGTTTTAATAAAGGCTGGGCGTTTGCCGGAAATCAGGCTTTGCAAATGGCTGAGGAAGCTACCGCAAAAGGATATTCTATTACTGCCAGGCAGGCATATCTACGGGCTTCTAATTATTTAAGAACATCCGAGTTTTTCTTAAAACCAGATGACCCGCGAAAAGTACCAGGCTATTTAAAAGCCACCGAAGCTTTTCAAAAAGGAGCCTATCAATTACCTAATCCTCCCAGATTTGTCAGTATTCCATTTGAAGGCTCCGAAATAACCGGCTACTTTTTACAGCCAGCCAATGCCAAAGAAAATCAACCCCTGATGATCATGTTTGGAGGCCTGGATTCCACCGCAGAAGAACTGTATTTCGGTCCTTGGCAGAAGATGCAAGAAAGAGGCATTTCGCTATTAATGCTCGATGGACCCGGCCAGGGCGCATCATTGCGCCTGCGTCATATGCTCACCCGTTACGATTATGAAGTACCTGCCACCGCTGCCTTTGACTGGGCAGTAGCCAACTTGCCGGTTGACCCTAAGCGTATCGGAATTATTGCTGTTTCGATGGGTGGCTATATGGCGGCCAGAGCAGCTGCTTTTGAGAAACGTTTTAAGGTCTGTTGTATCTGGGGGGCTGTCTGGAGTTATTACGATATCTGGAAAAACCGCCCGGATAATCATCCACTAGCCAGCATCATGATGCACATCACCGGTTCTGCCAACATGACAGAAGCCCGGGAGAAACTCAAGAATTTTACCCTGGAAGGAGTCGCTGATAAAATCAGTATGCCGGCTTTTATCTCACATGGCGAAGACGACAAGCAGAATTTCGTTGAGAATGCCTATAAGTTATACGATGCCCTTCAATGCGAGAAGCATATCAACATTGTTCCCAAAGAGAGTACCGGTTCATCCCATTGCCATATTGATAATTTCAATAAAATCAATCCGATGTTCGATTGGTTGCAAACGGTATTGTAA
- a CDS encoding VOC family protein: MARNPHYLSQLAHIEIYSPKLEESVHFFTQVVGLDETGRDENSVYFRAWGDYFHHTLKITKRDTQGMGHLGWRADSSEALEDCVAYLEGIGAGLGWVDGDLGHGKAYRFKSPDGHIHEVFWEVVWLREKGEKKSIYADRYASNRRMGVNPRRFDHITYMVAKFKYVEEKAFWKGLGLKNPDEVRISDEIPAVGGLWTIGNLSHDIAVFTDPNIEPNEAVLNHIAFNFDSREEVLLALDYFAEKGFKSVMGAPTRHKADEGFFIYVIDPGSGYLFEFYAGARLIFAPDHGPDLHYLKDNPNDAWGHANPFAEMGKGKKLGLTEGVVKPQDV, translated from the coding sequence ATGGCAAGAAATCCGCATTATTTATCCCAGCTGGCACATATTGAAATCTACAGTCCCAAACTGGAAGAGTCGGTACACTTTTTTACCCAGGTCGTAGGTCTTGACGAAACTGGCCGGGATGAAAATTCTGTGTATTTCCGGGCATGGGGTGACTATTTTCACCATACTTTAAAAATCACCAAACGTGATACACAAGGCATGGGACATTTAGGCTGGCGGGCTGATAGCTCGGAAGCGTTGGAAGATTGTGTGGCGTACTTAGAAGGTATTGGTGCAGGCTTAGGCTGGGTAGATGGTGATCTAGGACATGGCAAAGCCTATCGTTTCAAGTCACCAGATGGACATATTCATGAAGTATTCTGGGAGGTAGTCTGGTTAAGAGAAAAGGGGGAGAAGAAAAGTATCTATGCTGACCGGTACGCATCAAATCGCCGCATGGGGGTGAATCCCCGTCGTTTTGACCATATTACCTATATGGTAGCTAAATTCAAATATGTGGAGGAAAAGGCATTCTGGAAAGGTTTAGGACTGAAAAATCCAGATGAAGTACGTATCTCCGATGAGATCCCTGCTGTCGGCGGCTTATGGACCATCGGCAATCTTTCGCATGATATTGCTGTATTTACTGATCCAAATATAGAGCCAAACGAAGCAGTACTTAATCACATTGCTTTCAACTTCGATAGCCGGGAAGAAGTACTGCTTGCCCTGGATTATTTCGCAGAAAAAGGGTTTAAAAGCGTAATGGGTGCACCTACCCGTCATAAAGCCGATGAAGGCTTCTTCATCTACGTCATTGATCCTGGTAGTGGATATTTATTTGAGTTTTATGCCGGAGCCAGGCTGATATTTGCGCCTGACCATGGGCCGGATCTTCATTATCTGAAAGATAACCCTAATGATGCCTGGGGACACGCCAATCCTTTCGCTGAAATGGGAAAAGGCAAAAAACTAGGTTTGACAGAAGGAGTGGTAAAACCACAAGATGTATAA
- a CDS encoding helix-turn-helix domain-containing protein, which yields MEKKQVPTLNPVQLGKQLFVNPERVLMQGQSGNLFHINRIEDFRKYMQFPLLPHRKTVLDFIFLTQGTMRRNKGLNSYEFSAYTFFFLPAYQISTDTFMSEDIQGFYCHFDQDMLKTSLVQPDISKEFPFLQFNSHPLVQISAEAMEPVLNILNRLENEFKHKRTDKLDLVVLYLLTLFTELKRYVRPEETITENAALRISQLYKNALTQHIYAKQKVSDYADILNITPNHLNKCVKAATGQSAHDLLDEMLLLEAKVLLKQSDLNISEIAYKIGKEDQSSFGKFFKLKTGFTPKQYRVLD from the coding sequence TTGGAAAAGAAGCAAGTTCCTACATTAAATCCTGTGCAACTAGGTAAACAGTTGTTTGTTAACCCGGAAAGGGTACTGATGCAGGGGCAGTCAGGTAACTTGTTTCATATCAACCGGATAGAAGATTTCCGGAAGTACATGCAATTTCCCTTGCTTCCCCACCGCAAAACAGTCCTGGATTTTATTTTTCTCACGCAAGGTACCATGAGAAGGAATAAAGGGCTGAATTCCTATGAATTTTCAGCCTATACCTTCTTTTTCCTGCCTGCCTACCAGATCAGTACTGATACCTTTATGAGTGAAGATATCCAAGGTTTTTATTGCCATTTTGATCAGGATATGCTCAAAACAAGTCTGGTTCAGCCGGATATATCCAAAGAATTTCCTTTTTTACAATTTAATAGCCATCCTTTGGTGCAGATTTCAGCGGAAGCGATGGAACCTGTACTCAACATTTTAAACCGCCTGGAAAATGAATTCAAACACAAGCGTACCGACAAACTTGATCTGGTTGTTCTCTATCTGCTGACCTTGTTTACAGAGCTCAAACGATATGTTCGGCCTGAAGAAACCATCACTGAAAACGCCGCCCTCAGGATTTCGCAGCTCTATAAAAATGCCCTCACCCAGCATATTTACGCCAAACAAAAGGTATCCGACTATGCAGATATACTCAATATTACGCCCAATCACCTCAATAAATGTGTAAAAGCGGCTACCGGTCAATCGGCTCATGATCTCCTGGATGAAATGCTTCTGCTGGAAGCCAAAGTACTGTTGAAACAGTCTGATCTGAATATCAGTGAGATTGCGTACAAAATTGGTAAAGAAGATCAGAGCAGTTTTGGTAAATTTTTTAAACTTAAAACAGGCTTTACTCCCAAACAATACCGGGTGTTGGATTGA
- a CDS encoding DUF3237 domain-containing protein: MAYKSPKLEFAFEATITLSHIYEIGETAYGKRRIIPITGGTFHGPAIKGIILPGGADYQLIRKDGVAELEAKYALQADDGTLIYIINKGLRHGPEQVMKRLAAGEEVDPKTYYFRTSPAFEVIPGPHDWLTRSVFIGEGIRRKDSVEVRFWQVV; encoded by the coding sequence ATGGCATATAAATCACCCAAACTCGAATTTGCTTTTGAAGCAACCATCACCCTTTCTCATATTTACGAAATTGGGGAAACCGCTTATGGAAAAAGACGGATCATTCCCATTACCGGAGGTACATTTCATGGGCCAGCCATCAAGGGCATTATTTTACCTGGTGGAGCAGATTATCAATTGATCCGCAAAGATGGGGTAGCCGAACTGGAAGCAAAATATGCCCTGCAAGCCGATGATGGTACACTGATTTATATTATAAATAAAGGACTCCGGCATGGACCTGAACAGGTAATGAAGCGCCTCGCCGCTGGTGAAGAAGTAGATCCTAAGACTTATTATTTCCGCACTTCTCCGGCTTTTGAGGTCATTCCAGGGCCACATGACTGGCTTACCAGATCTGTTTTTATTGGCGAAGGCATCCGGCGAAAAGACAGTGTGGAAGTCAGGTTCTGGCAGGTAGTCTAA